Genomic segment of Desulfovibrio sp.:
AGGCCTTTTCGGTTCCGAACCGGCGCTGGAATGTAATCAGGTCCATATCGTGGTAAGGTTTGGCCATGGCGAGCCTCCTCAACAGTCTAGATTCTTTCTATAAAGTATGGAAATTGCGGAGCGAAGGCAATAGCCACGTTAAATTATCGCACCAAGTTTATTAGCAAATACGTTCTCCCTCGTCCAGTTTTCGTACTCCTCCCGTGACCGCCCCGCCTGCCCCAGGCTACCCTTCCTGCCTCCACCCAGCATCTTCACCAAGAGGAGGAAAGGATGCCTATGAACTCTGTAAGTCCTGACAATGTTCATATTTCCGACGTCAGAGCTATTCTCTCTGACGACTTTTCAGCAACGACAATCAACAGAATCGTCATGGCGATAAAGACAAATCGCCCGTGCGTCAGCTCCATTGCCTTGCCTGACTTGCGATATCTTCTTGCCGAGGACTTCTCTGCGAAGAAAATCAACAGGATCATGATGTCCCTCAAGTGCTTTTGCTTGAAGGCGTATCAGTAGACCCGGCAAGCTGAAAATCGAAGGAGCTACCATGCCTGACGAATCCTGGCCTATCGTCTTCAGCTATACCCGCGCCCAGGCAATTGACGACGGGGTTCTGATCGATGTCACCACCGAGGCGAAAGAATACGGGTTCAACCTACCCTTTGTCATGGGTGACAACCTGTTCAATCGCTACGTCACCCCTCCACCTGGACTGGAAGGGGAGGGGCAGTCTCTTGAAGGACGCCTGCACGACTTGATGACCCTTGCGGCTCTTTCAGCACGAAAGGGGCTCCAGCAGGATCAAGTCGAATTCGAAGTGCTGTTTCTGATGAATCCAGGGAAGCACGAAAAAGTCCAAGTCGTCCTCCATGTTGGCCCTGGTGATCATGGCGAACCAGTCCTGACCCTTTGCTTACCGGAGGACCTGTGAACACTTTGGTCGGATGATTGACCGATTCGCCGCCTATACTCCGTGGGCATCTTGCCTGACGTCAACTCAAGGGAAGACCTAGCCCCTGCCTGAAAGAGAACTAATGGGGCGGGAATCAACACTGCCCCCTTCGTCACCTTGGGCTTCCTGCTCCGCCTCCCCATCCCCGCCTTCCCCCTGGCCCCCGGATTCGCGCGGGACACCCCCATCCTGGGATTTGGGGCTGGTCCTGGGGTTTGGGTATCCCCCCTTGGGCAAAATCCCAGGAAATCGCAGATATGGCCCAATGTCCGTTTTCAGTGTCCCCCGTTTGATCAACGACACGAGAGAGGGCATGACCGCATGCGCAGTATCCTGCGCTTCTGGATTCAGTTGGCAGCAACCCCGCCGAGCCCGCCTGGATTGTCGCTCAAAGGGAGATTTGCTACTTCTGGACCATGGCAAAGAAGTCCGACGGAAAGAAAGTCCTTCGCTTTGACTCCCACAGGATCAGGAGCGTTGCCTTTTGGTTTTGGGAGTACCAGAGGAGGAACCCTGCTTATCGCCATTTCTCTCATGTCATTGAAAATTATAGGGCTTATTTCGATGAGCTTGGCGAACTTGAAGTCATCGAGTCAGAAGAGGTGTGCAAAGGCTTCGATGCCGACGCCTTCGACATGGAGGACCCGAACCCCAAGAGCCATCCCTATACCCTGCACCTGGAGGAGAGATATGGGAAGAAAGCTCGTCTTAGTTTTTGCAGACTGTCATTCTTAACTGAAGCAGTGCGAAGGCGCTTTCATAGACTTTATCGCAACGCCTACATTGGCCTGAACACCGGAGAAGCTCTAGCTGCCGTCCTCAAAGGAAAGTCCGTCGCGTTCGAAAGCAAAGACCACATCGACATAAATGCCTTGCTTCGATCTTACTACAAATGGGCAATGAGTATCGACGACGATGCCCCCAACCATTACATGGCTGACCTGGACAAGACAGCAGGCATCCTCCTGGATCATAAGCAAGCCCTGAAAGACCCTGAGCAGGTGATGCTCGAGCTTCATGCCGTTAAAATATTCAATGCGACCATCGACAGCATTTTTTCGAATAAGCGCATCAGCGACGAAACATTGGAAGCGGTTTACAAGCTCTGTCTTTCTGGCGATCACATCGTAAGCGCTGACATGACTCGATTGATCATATTATGGATGTGGGACAAGGCCCATGAAAGCGACGACAACAATCCTTTAAGCTTTGACGAAGTTCATGAAATTCTCAAGGAAGCAATCCCTTTAAAGCATAGGCACAATGACAAGATAGCCACGCTGCTTCAAAAGAGACAGAGACTTTTCGAATACTATGAAAACCTCTGCACCAAGATCAACACCATGAACCCGCTTTGCACCAAGCAAAATGGGAAGCAACTCCCCTCAATAAAAGACGTCCTCAGCATTTGAGGCTTCTCCTCCCGCTCCAAGCCCCTCTTTCGACCCGCCTGAGAACTGCTTTCGGGTTTTCTTAGGTATCTGCCTGATCTTTTTAGTTTTCTGAGAGACAAAAGGTGTTTGGACCTCTTGTCCCCATCCATGATTGCACCTGAATTAGACCGCTCTCCATGAACAACGGCGCAATGGGGTCGGTCACAGGGACCGCCTCCCCAAAGAGCCACTCCCCCCGACAGGGGGCAGTCATGGAGGATGCAATGAACAAGGACAACAAGTTGAACATCTCTGTCATCGGCGGTCCAGGCAAACCTCACACCTCGGGCGACAACAGCTCCACCATCAGCTCCACCGGCGGCACTGGTGGCATGGGGTTCACCGGAGCCACGGGCGCTTCCGGTTTCGGTGGCGGACTCGGCAGGGAAATCAACTCGATCATGGACGAAGAAGAAAGCGTCGATGACTTTTCCAGGAAGGTTGCTGGCATAGGACTCTACGGCAGCACCGGTGGGGAAGGACAACACGGTCCGCTTGACAAAGTCCCGATGAACAGCAGTTCGCTGGCGGCGATGGGTAAACTGTTCTCGGACAAGATCAACAAGATGGATAGCATCGACGCGATCCTCCAAGATTTTAACACGTGCCAGACTAAACTCGAACTTCTCCTGCAGAAGACCAACGCGGTCAATGCCTACTACGCATTCATGCAGGGTACGCGTCTTCTCAAGCTTCAGCGCATCCGGGGAAATAAGAAGGACTGGATCCAATGGATCAAGAAAGAGTTGCCCACTCTCGGGAAGCGCACTCGCGAGAAGTACATGAGCTTAGCTTCTATCCCCATGGTGGAAACGCACCTCGAATATGGCGTTGAGCGCTTGGCGGAGTTTGGCTCATTCTATGCCTCAAAGAGCGACACGGAACAGAATGAGATGGCTCCCGACCCCTTCAGCTGGTACATGAAGAAGTTCAACTTCCGCATAGACTCCAGCTATGACGAGCGCAAAGAGCATGTCAACGGTGCCCTTGAAGTGAGCAAGCTGGAGCGTCTGGGCATGGAGTTTCCCCTGGATGTGATGCTCAGCTTCCTTAGGAAGCATGACGCGCTGACAGGTGACGAGCGTAAGCATCTGATTAAGCTGTACAAGCAAGACCCGCAGAAGCCGGTCGATCTGCTCAACAGGATTATCGCCAAGGAGCTGGAACGCAAGAACCTCATCGCTGGCACGAACCCTCCTCCTGCTGAGGAGAACTCTGACGCTAGCAATGACCAGAACACTCCTGACTCCGGTGCTGGTGAAGCTACGGCTGTGACGGGACCGAACATCGAAAAACAGGTCTTCACCCTTTGCAAGTCGCTGGAATCCGCGACCACTCCAGAGGGAATCAAGCTCGACAGCTCAATCGACCGGCATGTCTTGATGAGGCTCAAGAGCTTCATCGATCAGCTTCTGGAGATGAACCAGGACACCCAGAGCGCCCAAGACGCCGCTGCCTAACCAGCAATAACCAACAAGGCCCCTCTGGGATCACCCGGAGGGGCCACCCAAGGAGAACATCCCATGAAAATATACCAGTCTTCTTTGAACATCTCCGTGATCAAGGAATTGAACAGGATCAACCCTGCCTTGAAGCCCAACGTTTTGATCACCTTCTACGGACTTGATCGTCCCATGGACTACACCAAGACCTACAGGAGCATGATCAACGGTTTGATTCTGGACTGCGGGGCGTTTAGCCTGAACAGGAAAAAGCTCAGCCCCGAAGCTCATGCCATCGAATGCGACAACCTCTTCCGGCAGTACAGGGACTACACGAAGCTGACTCAAAACGATTACGACTTCCTGTTCAGCTTTGACGACGACTTCACTCCCAATGGGTTCGACCACAATCTAGATCGACTGATGGACCTGGAGGCGGCGGGGATCAGCGCTGTGCCAGTAATCCATAACCTGCACAACCACGAGATCAAATACTTCATCGACGCCAAGCCCAAGTACCCGCTTGTTGCCATCGGTCAGTGCAAGGATGATGACCGGGACAATCTCGAAGTCCTTTTCGAGGCTGTTGACCCGCTCTACAGCAATGGCATCAGGGTCCATCTGTTCGGAATGACGACCCCCAAGTTGATAAGCCACGTCCCAGCTTACTCTTGCGACTCAATAGCTTGGTTGGATTACGCGAGCAGGGGACGGGCGTTGTACTATAACCCCGAAAGCGGTTCCCTCGACAAGGAAGAGCTGATTTACTTCCCCGACAAGCAGGACTTCGGCGATCCTGGGAAAGCAGTCTATTACAAGGAATACAGGTATATGGATGACTTTCTGGCCCACATCAAGTCCAAGCTTAACCTGGAATTGGAAGACCTCATCGCGGAGCAGACCCAAGCCATGTCCCTGAACTTGGTCAACGCCCTCTACTTCATGGAACTGGAGGAGCGGATCACGAAGGAGAATCAGGACAGGGGCATTACGTTCCCGTAAGGATGAAGGGGAAATGCTGATTTTGAAGGACCGGTGACGAGCCGGTCCTTTTCTTTGGCCCAACGAAAACCGCGTGCGCAGGATCCTGCGCTTCGAGTTCAGGCGAGTTCAGCTTCCGAGCTTTTTGACCCCGTCATAGAGATATTACCTCATAAACCACAGGAGGTTATCTCAATGTCAAAGAAAACTGCCGATACCCACAAGGACACTCCCAAGAGGAAGCACTTCGAGTCGAAGTTCGACGAAAAGACCCTCCGGGAAATGATCAACGCCGGGAAGACCGCTGACGAAATTCAGCAAGCCCTCGGCGTGGTCAGCAAGCAGAGCCTCAGGCAGCACGTCCTGAAGCTCATCACACGGGACCGCAAGGTCTACGAAGTGCCGGGACTCTATGTCCGGAACCTGAAAAGGCCCATGGTCAATTTCAAGGGCGAAGTCCGCCTCACCAAGAACATGCTGGACTTCCCCGGATCGACCTATGAGCCCAATGACCAGTTTGAGATCGAGATCGACAACGAGAAGATCGTTCTCACCAGGATCATTGAACAGGCGGACCAGCCCCTGGACTCACCAGAGCCCTTCGAAAAGATGTGAGGAGCCCGGTCACACCTGTCTACCCAGGTAGGTGTGACCACTCTTCTTGCAGCATTGGCGTCCTTCAGCTCATCTCTTGATTTCAGTGGGATGCGAGGATTCCCTTCGATCCCCTTCATTTGATGGAATCAAAGGAATGTCTGGCCAACAATCTTGGACTTGAGATAAACACCTAATGGATACTCATCAAAATACATGTGACAGTTCCTCATCATTTGTTTCAGCATCATAGACACCGAAAGAATGCCACCACCTTGCCGTTCATTAAAGTTCTCGAAGAAATACTCCTCGAAAGACTTCGCTTTGTCGACGTCATCACCACTGGCGACGGACATCATGCGAAGAAACTTTTTCATAAAGCGCTTAATGTTGAACAATTTGAAGTCAATCTTATCAAAAACCACCCCAGGGGAAATGGAGCATGCGTCAATCATTCGTTTAATTTTCAGCTTCTTAAAGAAGGTACTTTTATATCGACATTCTATGCGTATAAAATCATTTAACTTCGACTTCTTGTGATAAACATATGAACCCAGCGTCGTCGATGTCCTTGGATTGCTGCAATAAAACGTCGTATTGTACATCTTGTTGACGCTACTCCTGGAATGCTTCTGATGCATGGTGCAGGAGATTATCTTCAGAAGGCGCAGATTGTCTGCACTGGAGATGTCAAGAGAGTACTCAACTGATGTCAGAGAATAACTCATTCCAAAGACTGATTGAATATAATTGATTAAATGAATATCAGGATGAATAAGCCTAATGGAGAGTCCCTTGTAGAAGTTGTTTGCGTTGACATAGACGATGAAGATCCAATATCGAGTCCCATTGACGTCAACGTAAGCCCTGAACATGTTGCTGGACTTACCAACCGAATGAATACCTGAAAAATGACCCTGAACAAATCTCCTGGCAGCAGACCTAGTGAATACGTTGACCGGATAAAATATTTTAATGAAATCGATTGAAAGGTTGGTGGTGATGTTGAAGCTGTCGAAGTCGAGATGCTGTTGTAAATAAGCCAGCTTCAGTTTGTCCTTGATTCTTAAATAATCAATGGTGTTGATTTTCGATTTTTTTGGAAAATTAAAAACATAATTATAGTAACTTTTAAATGTTTTCTTATCATTCAAAATAGCGGCAACATTTGCATCGTCATTTACAGTGCTCATTACGCACCCTTCAGCATATCAGATTCAGCGTCAGACTCCCGTCCCTGTCCCGTGCCTGGGACCTCTCGTCAGGCTCCTGCCCTCTCCATCTGTACCATCCACTCTTTGAGCTGTCAGCACCCATCCGCCAGGGCCTGACCTTTTAATATCTCTAAATAGTTAGAAAATGAGCAGAGGCGGTGTTCTTACCGAAGCATTCATACAGATATTAATATGCAATGAGAATCAACCTTTACCAAGGAGACTCGTATGCTAACAGTGTTGCCTGCTTCGGCAGGAATAATAATTGTTCAAATCATACGGAACGAGATTTTCAGAGAGGTGCTAAAAGCGGCTATTATCGTAGTGATACGAAAGAAGCTGTGAAGAGCATTTCGTGTGAAGAAGGTGCTCTTTATGGGACCCTTCTTCTTGTTTATTACTGCTATTGATAACGGCAGAATTCCCCGCCTCCTTTCGAGTTTTTCAGTGTCTTCACAGAGATATTAAAACGCATCCTGCCCAATGTCCGTTTCTCCATAGAAACGGACATTCAGGCCCATACCCCGAAAACGTCAAAGTATTCTGTCTGGTTACATGGGATTGCCCCTTGGGCATCCCCCCCCGTGCCATTTCAAAAGGACGAATCTACCATCCTGGAACTGAAAACGGACTTTCAAGGAGGGACCATGCGCGTTGAACCCATTCGAGAGGAACAGCATGTGAAGGCAATCAAGAAGTTGCTCAAGGACAACCCGAGGGACCGCTTACTCTTTATCCTGGGCATTAACTCAGGTTTGAGAGTGCAAACGATCCTCACCGAGCTTCGTGTCAAGCATTTGCTCTACGCAAAGCTGGGCGACAGCATCACCGTCAAGGAAAGAAAGACCGGGAAGACCAACGTCTTCGTGATCAACAAGGAAATCAAAAAGGCATTCGATGAATACTACATCGACGCCAAACCCGACGAGAACCACTTCCTCTTCCGCAGCAGGAAGGGGGTGAACTATCCCCTGACGACTTTCCGAGTCACCCGGCTCGTCAAGGAATGGGGAGCCATGATCGGACTGAAGCAGAACCTCGGAGCCCACTCGCTTCGAAAGACCTTCTGCTGGTTCCAGCGAATGAAATACGGAACCAGTTGGGAAGTCCTCAGCCGAAGGCTCAATCACAGCTCTCCCAGCATCACCCGGTGCTACCTCGGCATCACGGATGAGTGCGTGGAAGAAATTCTACACCATACTATATAAACCGAATGGGCCTCGAAAGAGGCCCATTCAAAACTATTTGGTTTTAGTAGATAGAACATGCAAAACAGCAGTAAGCATGATTTAAAATAATAGTTGAAAACATTTTATGGCGTGATATAAGAGTTGCTGCCCTGAATATTGTACCTGGAGTTGCCAAACAACAATGGAGGAATCGTGCCTGATGTCATTGCTGCGTTGGACAGTGAGCTCGGCAGGGCAATCACCCCCCAAGAGCTTGCCAAAATGTTCGGGCTAAGTGTCAACACCGTGCGCAAGTACCGCGAGAGGTGGGGCGGTGTCGAAGTAGCCCCTGGAAAAATAAGATTTTTTGAGAACAAGGTGAGGGAGGCAATCCATGCCAGCACTGATCACGAAGTTCAATCCGCCTCGATGGCGGGGTGTCGTCACAGTCAACGGGAAGCGAAAAGAAAAGTTGTTCCCAGACGGGTCCGAGAAAAGCAAGCGGGCAGCGGAAAAGTGGGAGGAAAAGCAGCGCCGCATCTTGAAGAAACCGACCCCGATCGCCATGGGCTCGCCGAAGCTGATTGACCTGGCCAATTCCTATCTGGACTTCGTAACCACTCGCCAGAGCAGGAAAACTTATGTTGAAAAACAGGGGGTTTTGAAGAGGGCTCTCAGCCGCTTTGGAAATTCCACTGAGTTGGACGACATCACCGTCCCGGATGCCCTGAAGTTCCTCACCGATCAATATAAGAAGCGCTCGGGATACGCGGCGAACAAGGAGCGCAAGGTTTTGATCAGTGCCTGGAATTGGGGGAGGAGGTACCTGCCGAACTTCCCTGAGGGTCAGTGTCCTTTCCAAACCATCGACCGTTTTCCTGAGAAGCGTCAACCCAGGTATGTACCCTCGGAGGAGGACTTCTGGAAAGTGTACGAAGTGGCCACAGGGCAGGACCGGGTCATGCTGCTGGTCTTCCTCTTCCTGGCGGCGCGGCGAAGCGAAGTGTTTCGCCTCAAATGGTCGGACATCGACTTCGCAGCGAACACCGTTACCCTTTGGACCAGGAAACGCGCTGGAGGCGACCTGGAGGCCGACCCAGTGCCCATGGTGCAGCGACTGAAGAAGGTCCTCATGGCGTGGTGGGAGCACAGGCCCATCGCCTCAGACTTCGTCTTCGTGAACGTGGAGGAGCATGCGTTCTGCAAGGAATACCTGGGCCAGCCCTTCACCAACAGGCAGCACCTGATGGAACGCCTGTGCAAGAAAGCAGGTGTGAGGGAGTTCGGATTTCACTCCATCCGCCACCTCACCGCAAGCATACTTTATCAAGAAGGACAGCCAGTTGCAGTGGTCCAGGCTGTTCTTCGGCATAAGTCGCCGCAGACTACCACGAGGTACCTGCAGACCCTTGGGTTCAAGCAGACTCACGAAGCAATGGAAGCGGTGATGGGGCAGCGAGGTCCGGGGAAGGTGATCAGCATTCAGAAAGCTGCTCAAGAGTGAGTAGCAATATCCGACCACAGAAGTCGTAAATGTGGACTTCGTGTGGACCAACGAAAAAGCGGGTTAGGAGATTGTCCTAACCCGCTGATTTTCTTGGCGTCCCCAAGGGGATTTGAACCCCTGTTAGCGGCGTGAGAGGCCGCCGTCCTAGGCCACTAGACGATGGGGACGCGCTGTGTATGGTGGGCCGTGCAGGATTCGAACCTGCGACTCTCTGCTTAAAAGGCAGGTACTCTACCGACTGAGTTAACGGCCCGTCCGCGTGAGCGGAGGAACCGTGTACCCGCATGGCCTCACGCTGTCAAGGCAAATGGCTCTACTTGCTGGCAAGCCCTGCGTCAACAGGAAACTAAACCCTCACCTACTCGCCGGCCAAACGCTCACGAACCACGCTGGTGAGAAGATGCACCAGCATCATGTGGACGTCCTCGATGAACTGATAATTTTCCGAGGGAACAATAAAGCACTCATCCACCAAACCCTTGAGCTTTCCCCCCGTGAAACCGGTAAGCCCCACCGTGCGGGCTCCCCGGTCGCGGGCGAGCTCCATGGCCTTGATGACGTTTCCGCTCATACCGCCGCCCGAAATGCCGATGACCACATCCCCTGGATTGACCAGATTGCGCATCTGCCCGGAGAAGATGTCCTCGAAACCAACGTCGTTGCCCCAGGCGGTCATGAGGGGGATGTTGTCCGTGAGCGGTATGGCCCGGAAGCCCCTATTGCCGTTGACGGCCACGGCTTTGGCCAGGTCCGAGCTAAAATGCGAAGCCGTGGCCGCGGACCCGCCGTTGCCCATGACGAACACCTGCTTGTCCGCCACATAGGCGGCGTGCAGCATGTCGGCAATGCGCCCGATCTGGTTTTTGTCCAGGCGGCTGACAACGGCGCGCATCCCAAGCAAGTAGCCTTCCGGGGTGATGGTGGCCTTGAAGCGCCCCGTTTGGTCCAAAGTGATCTGGGAGCCGCCGTCCTCAAAATCGAACGTCAACTCCTGAAGACCCTTGGCTGTGAGTTCTCGGCTTATTCGCTCCTGCTTGTCCGGTTCGGCGAAGACGAGCAGGAAACCTCCACCGCCCGCGCCCGTGATCTTGCCGCCGAGCGCCCCGCAGCGCATTGCCGTAGCGTAGTATTCGTCAATCTCCGGGTTGGAGACCGAGGTGGAGAAGCGTTTCTTCTGTTGCCAGGACTCATGGAGCAACGTCCCTATTTCCAGGATGTCGCCGCCCTCAAGGATGTCGCGCATGCGGAAGGCTGTCAGCTTGACTGCGTGCAACGCTTGCAAAACGTCCTGGTCGTTCCCCTTTGTGGCCTGGCGCTGACCTTCCAGGATCCGGGCGGAGTCGCGCGAGGAGCCCGTATGGAAAAGCATCAGGTGACGGCGCAGCTCCCCCAGACGAGAACGGCTGACAGCCAAGGGCTCGACCTTGGTCCCCGAGGCGTCGAAGGTCATGAAATTGAGTCCGCCAAAGGCGGAGGCGTATTGATCCTGCATGCCTATGGGCCGCCCCAGAACGGTCAATTCGATGTGCGTGGCCAGTTCGGCCACCTGGGCTTGATCCATGGGCGTGCCTACATATGCGCCGATGCAGCGGGCCAGGCTGGTGGCCACCGCCCCGGACAGGCCCAAGCCCGAACCCGGAGGAATATCCGATTTGAGCTGGAGCATGACCCCGTTTTTGACGCCAAAATACTTGAGCATGGCCTTGGGGATGCGAAGGGCGTCCTTCAGGTTTGCTTGCTCCAGATCCGCTATGCGCTGATGGAGCTGATAGTCGGAGGAGGTTATCTCGATCTCACGGCCTGGGATTTCCTGGAGAACCGAATAGAAGTATTTGTCGATGGTGATGGAAAGCACTGCCCCGCCATGGGCTTCGTAGTAGGCCGGGAGGTCGGTCCCACCGCCACCGAAGCTCAAGCGGACTGGAGATTTGGCAATGATCATGACGTCATTCCTCTTCGCATGTGGAAGGCGACCGCGGCTCCGGCCAGCCGGAAGCCGTTTTTTTCATAAAAAAGGCAGGCAGGAACATTCTCGCTTTCGGTGGTCACCTCTATGCGAGTGTACCCATTGAAAGCGGCCCAGGACTTGAGGCGTCCTAGCAGCAAGGACCCCCTGCCTCGGGCGGAGGGCAATGCGGAAACGAGATCGATGACCACCACGGATTCCCTCAGCTTGAAGCTCACGAACGCGCCCTGGTCCAAAAATTTCATTATTTCGGTCGAGGCCATGGAATTGAATATCCATCGTCTCTGGTGCTCGATGCGTTCACCGTCGGTTATCAGCGGATCAAGGCCGAATCTGTTGTATTGAAAATTGGCGGCATGGGCGTCCAACTCAGATTGGGGGAACTCCACGGCTCCCTGCGGCTCCCCGGCAGCCGCTCCGGACATCCCTGAAAGGTCGGCTACGAACGTTGGTTGCACACAGATCTTGCGGAGTCCCATTTTCTGCAGCTCTTTTGAACCAGCAACATCCTGGGCAGGGAGCTTGGCGTCGGCCATGAAGGGAGATGGAAGCGATGCGAGTTCACCGGCAAGGGCGTCATAGTCGAACCGGGTCACGCGGTAATAATCAAGGCCAAAGGCTTCGCTGTCGAAACCCTGGCGGGCCAGGCAGGTCAGGTTCATGGTCGCCTCTTTAATGCGCGAACAACAGGGCGTCGGCTTTGGCCAGCTTCTCGGGCGAGCCGATGTCGATCAGGCATTCCTCGATGGGATAGCCGTACATGGCCGCCCCAGCCGCAAGCATGGCAGGGAACACGTCCTTGCCGAAATCAGAGAACCCTGATGCAAAAATGTAGTCCAATACTCCCGGCTCGCAGGCATACACCCCGGCATTGGCAAGGTCCGTGAAGGCTACGGGCGGCTTCTCCACGAACCGGGTGATGCGCCCCTGGTTTTCCATATCCACCAGCCCGCACTGGGTCGGGTTATCCACCCGGTAAAGCCCCACCGTTGCCAGGCCAGCCTTTCTAACATGATAACGGCAAAAGGCGGTGACGTCGAACTCCGAGAGAACATCCCCATACCAGACCAGAAACGGCTCGTGCAGGTGCTCGCGGAAAGCATTGAGCGCCCCGGCAGTTCCCAGAAGCTCCTTCTCCACAGAAAAATGAAGCCTGACGCCGAAAGCCGAGCCGTCCCCGAAGTGATCCAGCACCACCTGGGGCAAGTGGTGCAGGTTGATGCATATGTCCACAACGCCGTGGCGGGCCAGATGCCGCACCGTGCGCTCCAAAAGCGGCACCCCGGCCACTGGAACCATGGGTTTGGGACAGGTGTCGGTCAACGGGCGCAGTCTGGTGCCTAGTCCGGCGCTCAAAACAACCGCGGTCTTCACCAAAGCCTCCCGCAAGGACCAGGCGCCGACGTGTGAGACACGTCATACTGGCCACCAGTCTTATGCCCGGGTAGAGGGGCGGCTAACGCCTTATTCCGGCTCCTTCCATAATGCCCGATGCGCGGATTCAGCTGAGCCGCAAGGATGGGGCAACCGCCAATATTCACTCAGCGGCCTCGGCCAGAGCCGCGTCGGGCTGGGGCGGTTTGGTGCCGGGCAAGGTGGTCTCCACCTGAATGAAGGCCGCCCTGTCATTGACGTTCATTTCTTTGTACTGAGGGCATTTGGCACAGGTGGACATGGCGTTGGGCGTGTTGATGGTCGCCCGCACCTTCTGGAACTTTTCATTGTTCCAGATATCCTCGACTCCCTCAACGTTCAGATCGCCCATGATGTCCTTGGAAAGCATGCACAGGCGCACCTTGCCGTCGGACTGCACGAATATCTCCTCCCAAGGCCTGGGGCATTTCTTGTGCAGAGCCTGAACGGGCTCCAGCACGGGCTTGCCGGAGAGGTCGAAGCGGTCTGGGATGGTGAGCTTGAGCCCATGGGCCTTGGCTCGGCGCGCGGCCTCATCCAGAACGGAGTTGGTGAGTTCCTTGTGGTCGAAGAGGATCTCGTCCACCATTTCCTGCCCATAGGCGATCATGTGGACCATCTTGGCTTCGTCCATGCCCAGGCTCGCAGCCAGGTCCACAAAATCGGGGAATTCCTCAACATTGGAGCGCATGCCCACAAAGACCATGCGCAGATGCGGATGAGAAACGCCCAGTTCCCGCTTCTTGGCAACAACCTTCTTGATGTTGGAGATGACCGTATCGAAATCAGCACCCCTGCGGATGCGGTTGTAGGTCTCGGCCTTTGCCCCGTCCACGGAGAAGTTGAGATAGGCCAGGCCGCCCTTGAGAAAGCGGTCAATCATCTCTTCCTTGAGGAGCATGGCGTTGGTAAGGACGAAGATCTTCGGGCCGCGCGGTGCAAGCAGATCGAAGTAGCGGCCCAGGTGCTTGTTCATGAGCGGCTCGCCCCAACCAAAGAGCGAAGCGTCGTGAATGGTGTTCCAGTACGGCTCTGTCTTTTCGAAAACCTCGGGCTGAAGGTCCCTGCCCACGAAGTCCCGGTGCGACTGTCCGCACATGGCGCAACGGAGGTTGCA
This window contains:
- a CDS encoding radical SAM protein, giving the protein MPSQAALDNKALNDRELAEERVILTSKPQRLVFETTNRCNLRCAMCGQSHRDFVGRDLQPEVFEKTEPYWNTIHDASLFGWGEPLMNKHLGRYFDLLAPRGPKIFVLTNAMLLKEEMIDRFLKGGLAYLNFSVDGAKAETYNRIRRGADFDTVISNIKKVVAKKRELGVSHPHLRMVFVGMRSNVEEFPDFVDLAASLGMDEAKMVHMIAYGQEMVDEILFDHKELTNSVLDEAARRAKAHGLKLTIPDRFDLSGKPVLEPVQALHKKCPRPWEEIFVQSDGKVRLCMLSKDIMGDLNVEGVEDIWNNEKFQKVRATINTPNAMSTCAKCPQYKEMNVNDRAAFIQVETTLPGTKPPQPDAALAEAAE
- a CDS encoding site-specific integrase, producing MPALITKFNPPRWRGVVTVNGKRKEKLFPDGSEKSKRAAEKWEEKQRRILKKPTPIAMGSPKLIDLANSYLDFVTTRQSRKTYVEKQGVLKRALSRFGNSTELDDITVPDALKFLTDQYKKRSGYAANKERKVLISAWNWGRRYLPNFPEGQCPFQTIDRFPEKRQPRYVPSEEDFWKVYEVATGQDRVMLLVFLFLAARRSEVFRLKWSDIDFAANTVTLWTRKRAGGDLEADPVPMVQRLKKVLMAWWEHRPIASDFVFVNVEEHAFCKEYLGQPFTNRQHLMERLCKKAGVREFGFHSIRHLTASILYQEGQPVAVVQAVLRHKSPQTTTRYLQTLGFKQTHEAMEAVMGQRGPGKVISIQKAAQE
- a CDS encoding GNAT family N-acetyltransferase; the encoded protein is MNLTCLARQGFDSEAFGLDYYRVTRFDYDALAGELASLPSPFMADAKLPAQDVAGSKELQKMGLRKICVQPTFVADLSGMSGAAAGEPQGAVEFPQSELDAHAANFQYNRFGLDPLITDGERIEHQRRWIFNSMASTEIMKFLDQGAFVSFKLRESVVVIDLVSALPSARGRGSLLLGRLKSWAAFNGYTRIEVTTESENVPACLFYEKNGFRLAGAAVAFHMRRGMTS
- a CDS encoding SIS domain-containing protein gives rise to the protein MIIAKSPVRLSFGGGGTDLPAYYEAHGGAVLSITIDKYFYSVLQEIPGREIEITSSDYQLHQRIADLEQANLKDALRIPKAMLKYFGVKNGVMLQLKSDIPPGSGLGLSGAVATSLARCIGAYVGTPMDQAQVAELATHIELTVLGRPIGMQDQYASAFGGLNFMTFDASGTKVEPLAVSRSRLGELRRHLMLFHTGSSRDSARILEGQRQATKGNDQDVLQALHAVKLTAFRMRDILEGGDILEIGTLLHESWQQKKRFSTSVSNPEIDEYYATAMRCGALGGKITGAGGGGFLLVFAEPDKQERISRELTAKGLQELTFDFEDGGSQITLDQTGRFKATITPEGYLLGMRAVVSRLDKNQIGRIADMLHAAYVADKQVFVMGNGGSAATASHFSSDLAKAVAVNGNRGFRAIPLTDNIPLMTAWGNDVGFEDIFSGQMRNLVNPGDVVIGISGGGMSGNVIKAMELARDRGARTVGLTGFTGGKLKGLVDECFIVPSENYQFIEDVHMMLVHLLTSVVRERLAGE
- a CDS encoding tyrosine-type recombinase/integrase; the protein is MRVEPIREEQHVKAIKKLLKDNPRDRLLFILGINSGLRVQTILTELRVKHLLYAKLGDSITVKERKTGKTNVFVINKEIKKAFDEYYIDAKPDENHFLFRSRKGVNYPLTTFRVTRLVKEWGAMIGLKQNLGAHSLRKTFCWFQRMKYGTSWEVLSRRLNHSSPSITRCYLGITDECVEEILHHTI
- a CDS encoding nucleotidyltransferase family protein encodes the protein MVKTAVVLSAGLGTRLRPLTDTCPKPMVPVAGVPLLERTVRHLARHGVVDICINLHHLPQVVLDHFGDGSAFGVRLHFSVEKELLGTAGALNAFREHLHEPFLVWYGDVLSEFDVTAFCRYHVRKAGLATVGLYRVDNPTQCGLVDMENQGRITRFVEKPPVAFTDLANAGVYACEPGVLDYIFASGFSDFGKDVFPAMLAAGAAMYGYPIEECLIDIGSPEKLAKADALLFAH